TGCCTTGTTTCATTAATGAGCCGGCCATGGAATCTGTAATCATATGGAAGGGTATCTCTGCCTGTTTAAGTTCCCAGGCCGTAAGCCGTGCCCCCTGTAAGAGCGGACGCGTTTCGTCCACCCAAACATGGATGTCTTTGTCGTCATCATCGGCGTGTAAAATTACCGATAAAGCAGTTCCATAGGCTCCTGTCGCTAATCCTCCTGTGTTGCAATGGGTGAGGATATTCCAGCCTTTTTCAACCAATTCAGCACCGTTCTCCCCAATTTTTTTGCATACGCGTTTGTCCTCATCGTGAATGGTCTTGGCCGTCTTGAGGATGATTTCCTTAATCTCTTCAAGGTCTTTGTCTTTATTAGCATACACGGTTTGATTGATCCGCTCCAGAGCCCAGCTCAGGTTAACCGCTGTTGGCCGGGACGACTTCAGGTATTCAATCCAGCGATTCAGTTCTACATTGAAGCTGGTAAAGTTCTTCGATTCCAAATCTCTGACGCCAAGATATAACCCATAAGCTCCGGCAATTCCGATAGCGGGTGCTCCGCGCACTTTCAGCTTTTTGATGGCATCCCAAACCTGCCCGATGGTATTCACATCAGAATATATTTCACGCAGCGGCAGCTGAGTTTGGTCCAAAATTACTAAATGATCGTCTTGCCAGGTAATTGATTGGTAGTTTTGTTGCATTACTTATCTTGGCTTTTTAAATGGAACGCGGATGAACTCGATTGAGCTGATCTTCGCGGTTAAAAATGTACTTAAGATTTGTTTGAAAATATTTTTCGTTTGAACTCGGGTTTCTTTCCAAAATTAAAAAGAAGTCCGACTTCAATATTAGTTGCTCTCAGGTAATTGATTAACTGAAATTCATGTTCTTGCATTAGTTTTCTGGATGCTTTCAGTTCTAAAATAACCTTCTCTTCTACTAAAACATCTGCAAAGAAAGTACCAACTTTTTGATTCCTATATTGTACTTCAATAGGCACTTGATTTACTACATTCAACCCTTGTCTTTTTAACTCAATCAACAGAGCATTCTCATATACACTTTCCAAAAACCCATAACCCAGCTTGTTGTAAACCAGGTAGAAAGACTCAATGATTTTTTCAGTTAATTTTTCATGAAGCATAAAGGCATTCCGTGATTAATACTTCTAAATATATAAAAACCACCAATATCTAATAAATTTCAGGTATTTAACTTAAATCCGTGAAATTCTGCCCAATCTGTTTTATCAGCGTTCCATCATAAAAAATCAGTAACCGGAAGCCCAGCCGTCTCCGCGGGGATCAACGCCGGCGCTTAGGTCACCGTTTTGTTCAACAAAAATGTTATGAGCACGACCCACATTGGGTATTTCAAATATCTTGTGCCCTTTGGCTTCCAGTAGTCTTTTTGTGTCGGGACTCAACCCAAACTGTCCGGGCATCAATACATCTGGCATCCATTGGTGATGGAAGCGAGCTGCTGAAGTTGCCTGCTGAGCCCTCATCCCAAATACAGCACGGTTCAGGAAACTCTGCAGGGTGGCTGTAATAATTCTCGGGCCTCCGGCGGCTCCGAGTACCATGTCCACTTTGCCGTCTTTGGTTACAATGGTGGGAGTCATGCTGCTGAGCATTCTCTTGCCGGGTTCAATAGCATTGGCTTCAGCTCCTATAAGTCCATAGGCATTCGGTTCACCGGGCTGAGCGGAGAAGTCATCCATTTCATTGTTAAGTAAAAAACCGCCGTTGGTTACCGAAACATGACTTCCGAATGAACCATTAAGTGTGGTAGTTACGGCAACCGCATTCCCATCGTTATCTATTATGGAAAAATGAGTGGTTTCCATGGATTCTGTATATCCCTGAATTTGTCCGTGTGATAGTGAAGTTGAAGCAGTCGCAGAATCCATTGAGAAACTGTCCATACGGCGGTCACTATAACTTTC
The nucleotide sequence above comes from Gracilimonas sp.. Encoded proteins:
- a CDS encoding GxxExxY protein, with protein sequence MLHEKLTEKIIESFYLVYNKLGYGFLESVYENALLIELKRQGLNVVNQVPIEVQYRNQKVGTFFADVLVEEKVILELKASRKLMQEHEFQLINYLRATNIEVGLLFNFGKKPEFKRKIFSNKS
- the mtnA gene encoding S-methyl-5-thioribose-1-phosphate isomerase — protein: MQQNYQSITWQDDHLVILDQTQLPLREIYSDVNTIGQVWDAIKKLKVRGAPAIGIAGAYGLYLGVRDLESKNFTSFNVELNRWIEYLKSSRPTAVNLSWALERINQTVYANKDKDLEEIKEIILKTAKTIHDEDKRVCKKIGENGAELVEKGWNILTHCNTGGLATGAYGTALSVILHADDDDKDIHVWVDETRPLLQGARLTAWELKQAEIPFHMITDSMAGSLMKQGKVDMVVVGADRVTANGDTANKIGTYSLAVLAKENEIPFYVALPLSTFDLETETGDEIEIEEREPEEVTHLAKTPITPKKTDAYNPAFDVTPNKYITGFITDKGIVEPDFKKNIKKLFEK